In the Coleofasciculus chthonoplastes PCC 7420 genome, one interval contains:
- a CDS encoding PAS domain S-box protein has translation MASSPHLPNQPWCFHSPQLDDILDRTPVTVTLDTPVVEVLARMSQVQGCSCSQEGEKTPESPQNPLLSPSTSCVLVTQGTQLVGIFTERDVVRLTAQGRNLAGVSIRQVMSPPDYRLKSSEFRDVFSVLGILKQYQIRHLPVVDDQEQLLGLITLSTLRSVIEPSHLLKLRTVDEVMNRTVIQATVDTSVLKLAQLMARHRVSCVVICQADCSRHLEKSTLVLTPQPPSFPPARGENSQPLSLQERGLERGFSDPVKSNICQEFPAGNQQKPVGIITERDIVQFQVLGVNLSGLQAKDVMSQPLFYLRTQDNLWHAHQEMQRRYVRRLVVTGDQGELLGIVTQTRLLQVLDPMEMYGVIDQLQQVIGQLEAEKIELLESRNTQLEELVQSRTHQLQKQAEREHILRSIAQRIRCFLKLPDIFQATVKEVRQLLHCDRVLVYQFAEDWSGEIVAESVGDFPSVLGSQVRDAYFQETKGADYLNGRRQVAHNIYHQGLTPCHLELLEQFQVKAILTVPIIINEQLWGLLVAHHCAAPRPWEPQELDLLEQLSVQIAIAIQQANAFSQLQTELAERQKAEQLAKATQERLHYLLSASPTAIYSRQFIPPYQTTFISDNITALIGYTPGEILEQPDFWLNHIHPQDLPTVLTGFAQLFQQGYSIQEYRFKQKNGEYLWLQDDWKLIRNDQGIPQEIIGAWLDISHRVQAQEHAQTSEKLLELFYESAPVGLCITDEQWRLVRVNPAFCQLFAYPRDYLLGRSLTEFLDPHHSGEWQVRRHDGKFIDIQVTTGPIMQQGERCLRVTTVTDITERKKAEQAIQSMAGQLSTVIDTVGEGITLSNSQGKFRIFNHQMQQITGYTRQEANRCENFMAKLYPDPLLYQQVKQWQKSPSKKRKLRTFETTFCDKNGVQKTLLVSHSIIHQDNQLLFLSAYRDISDRKQAEESLKHLNEALEKRVQERTTALEQTVEHLHREIKERQQTELALQDSHRKINNILESITEGFFALDQDWRFTHFNSLLAPLINRPVSDMIGRCIWDEFPDAMGTKFETIYRQAAREQKPMAFEELYASNNTWYEVRVYPSEDGLSVYFRDISDRKKAELALQESQRFIQRIADTNPNVLYIYDIAEQRNIYINRSVAQVLGYSPEQIQQMESKLFESLMHPDDLAQVLRQHQRFDTAKDGDIIECEYRMRHANGQWRWLYSWDTIFTRTSEGKPKQILGTASDITSRKQVEETLRQQVERERLISAMSRRIRQSLDLETILTTTVEEIQQLLMADRVLVYQLFEDNRGRVIAEGVASGFPQLLNSIFPAEAFPPTCYQNYVQGKVYTLADRDREDVLPCMVDFMREYAIRAKLVVPIVQQDILWGLLIVHQCSHPREWQTWEIELLVSLATQLAIAIKQSQLYEQLRHNNDILATTNAELAHATRLKDEFLANMSHELRTPLNAILGLSESLQEEVYGEITEKQRKSLATIEKSGRHLLELINDILDLAKIESGKLELNLTAVRISQLCDASLSLIKPLALEKNITLSGNIAAGLGTILGDERRLQQVLINLLSNAVKFTPEGGQVTVEIRKQDGGDERDKEVNATFSQGGFCSNVTISSQKKIPKPAPTNHTLEGEEELTFNTSPNEMLYISVSDTGIGIAKEHREKLFQSFVQIDSSLSRRHQGTGLGLALVRRIVELHGGWVTVESEIGKGSCFTVRLPWRSHPVNHSISYPAEKATLGCSVSDIEDTTLSRTTPLILLAEDNEANTQTLSDYLQGIGYEMIMAKDGKEAVQLSQRRKPDLILMDIQMPELDGLSATQQIRANPRTATIPIIAITALAMSGDREKCLAAGVSYYMTKPVNLKKLATIINALLTG, from the coding sequence ATGGCATCCTCTCCTCATCTCCCGAATCAACCTTGGTGCTTCCACTCTCCCCAACTTGACGATATCCTCGATCGCACTCCGGTTACGGTGACGCTGGATACACCCGTGGTTGAGGTTTTGGCGCGAATGAGTCAGGTGCAGGGATGTTCCTGTTCCCAGGAGGGAGAAAAGACGCCAGAATCCCCGCAGAACCCCTTACTGTCTCCTTCCACTAGCTGTGTCTTAGTTACTCAGGGAACCCAGCTTGTGGGTATCTTTACTGAACGGGATGTGGTGCGCTTAACTGCACAAGGGCGCAATTTGGCGGGGGTGAGTATTCGTCAGGTGATGAGTCCCCCAGATTATCGCCTCAAATCGAGCGAGTTTCGAGATGTTTTTAGCGTTCTAGGTATTCTTAAACAATACCAGATTCGTCATCTGCCTGTGGTGGATGATCAGGAACAATTACTGGGTTTAATTACCCTTTCCACCCTGCGTTCGGTGATTGAACCCTCTCATTTGCTGAAACTACGAACCGTGGATGAGGTGATGAATAGGACGGTGATTCAAGCCACCGTGGATACCTCAGTGCTGAAACTAGCGCAGTTAATGGCACGACATCGAGTCAGTTGTGTGGTTATATGTCAAGCTGACTGTTCACGCCATTTAGAAAAATCGACATTAGTTCTAACCCCCCAACCCCCCTCATTCCCCCCGGCGAGGGGGGAGAATTCACAGCCTCTATCCTTGCAGGAGAGAGGTTTGGAGAGAGGGTTTTCAGATCCTGTGAAAAGTAATATATGTCAAGAGTTTCCGGCTGGAAATCAACAAAAACCTGTAGGAATTATCACCGAACGGGATATTGTCCAGTTTCAAGTATTAGGTGTCAATCTGAGTGGATTACAGGCAAAGGATGTGATGAGTCAACCTCTATTTTACCTGCGTACCCAGGATAATCTTTGGCACGCCCATCAGGAAATGCAGCGTCGTTATGTGCGGCGATTAGTGGTTACGGGCGATCAGGGGGAATTGCTGGGAATTGTTACCCAAACGCGGTTGCTGCAAGTTCTTGATCCGATGGAAATGTACGGTGTGATTGACCAACTCCAGCAAGTCATCGGTCAGTTAGAAGCGGAAAAAATTGAGTTATTAGAAAGTCGCAATACTCAACTGGAAGAATTAGTCCAATCCCGCACCCACCAATTACAAAAACAGGCGGAACGGGAACATATTTTACGCTCGATTGCCCAACGGATTCGCTGCTTCTTAAAACTACCGGATATCTTCCAAGCCACGGTTAAAGAAGTGCGCCAGTTACTCCATTGCGATCGCGTCTTGGTTTATCAGTTTGCCGAGGATTGGAGTGGGGAGATTGTGGCGGAATCGGTGGGTGACTTTCCCTCGGTTCTCGGTTCCCAAGTTCGCGATGCTTACTTCCAAGAAACCAAAGGCGCTGACTATCTGAATGGGCGGCGTCAGGTGGCGCATAATATTTATCATCAAGGGTTAACTCCTTGCCATTTAGAACTCCTGGAACAGTTTCAAGTTAAAGCCATTCTCACCGTTCCCATTATTATTAACGAACAACTTTGGGGCTTATTAGTTGCCCATCATTGTGCCGCCCCTCGCCCATGGGAACCTCAGGAATTGGACTTATTAGAACAACTCAGTGTGCAAATCGCGATCGCGATTCAACAAGCGAATGCGTTTTCCCAACTCCAAACGGAACTGGCGGAACGGCAAAAGGCAGAACAGTTGGCAAAGGCGACGCAAGAACGACTGCATTATTTACTCTCGGCGAGTCCCACGGCTATTTACAGTCGCCAGTTTATTCCGCCCTATCAAACCACGTTTATTAGTGATAATATTACCGCCCTGATTGGCTATACCCCCGGCGAAATCCTGGAACAACCAGATTTTTGGTTAAATCACATTCATCCCCAAGACTTACCCACCGTTCTCACCGGATTTGCTCAACTGTTTCAGCAAGGCTATTCGATTCAAGAATATCGGTTTAAACAGAAAAATGGAGAGTATCTTTGGCTACAAGATGATTGGAAACTGATTCGCAATGACCAAGGGATTCCCCAAGAAATTATTGGCGCATGGCTGGATATTTCCCATCGGGTACAAGCGCAGGAACACGCCCAAACCAGTGAGAAACTCTTAGAGTTATTCTATGAATCTGCCCCGGTAGGCTTATGTATTACTGATGAACAATGGCGACTGGTACGGGTTAATCCCGCCTTCTGTCAACTGTTTGCTTATCCCCGTGATTATTTATTAGGACGATCCTTAACCGAATTCCTTGACCCCCATCATTCCGGTGAATGGCAAGTACGGCGTCATGATGGTAAATTTATTGATATTCAGGTTACCACTGGACCGATCATGCAACAAGGGGAACGCTGTTTGCGGGTAACCACGGTTACAGATATTACCGAACGCAAAAAAGCCGAACAAGCGATTCAATCCATGGCGGGACAATTGTCTACGGTGATTGATACCGTGGGCGAAGGAATTACCCTAAGTAATAGTCAGGGGAAATTCCGTATCTTTAATCATCAAATGCAGCAAATTACGGGCTATACCCGCCAAGAGGCAAATCGTTGTGAGAATTTCATGGCGAAACTGTATCCTGATCCGCTTCTCTATCAGCAGGTGAAGCAATGGCAAAAAAGTCCCAGTAAGAAGCGCAAACTCCGCACCTTTGAAACAACATTTTGTGATAAAAACGGCGTCCAGAAAACCCTGCTTGTCTCCCATTCGATTATTCACCAAGACAATCAACTCTTGTTTTTAAGCGCCTATCGAGATATTAGCGATCGCAAACAAGCAGAAGAATCGCTGAAACACTTAAATGAAGCCTTAGAAAAGCGGGTGCAAGAACGGACAACGGCGTTAGAACAGACAGTGGAACACCTCCACCGAGAAATTAAGGAACGCCAGCAAACAGAATTAGCCCTACAAGATTCCCATCGCAAGATTAATAATATATTAGAAAGTATTACCGAAGGCTTTTTTGCCCTGGATCAGGATTGGCGGTTCACTCACTTTAACTCCCTCTTAGCCCCCTTAATTAATCGTCCCGTATCGGATATGATTGGCAGATGTATCTGGGATGAATTTCCTGACGCCATGGGAACAAAATTTGAAACCATCTATCGCCAAGCGGCGCGGGAACAAAAACCGATGGCATTTGAGGAGTTGTATGCGTCGAACAATACCTGGTATGAAGTGCGAGTCTATCCCTCGGAAGACGGGTTATCGGTCTATTTTCGGGATATTAGCGATCGCAAAAAAGCAGAACTAGCGTTGCAAGAGAGTCAGCGATTTATCCAACGGATTGCGGATACGAATCCGAATGTGTTATATATTTATGATATCGCCGAACAACGCAATATCTATATTAACCGTTCCGTTGCTCAAGTGCTGGGTTATAGCCCGGAACAGATTCAGCAGATGGAATCCAAACTGTTTGAATCCCTAATGCATCCCGATGATTTAGCTCAAGTTTTACGCCAGCATCAACGCTTTGATACGGCAAAAGATGGTGATATTATTGAATGTGAGTATCGGATGCGCCATGCGAATGGTCAATGGCGTTGGTTATATAGTTGGGATACAATTTTTACGCGCACATCTGAGGGGAAACCGAAACAGATTCTAGGTACAGCGTCAGATATTACATCGCGCAAACAGGTAGAAGAAACCCTACGCCAACAGGTGGAACGAGAACGATTAATCAGTGCGATGTCTCGACGCATTCGTCAATCCCTAGACTTGGAGACAATTTTGACAACGACGGTTGAAGAAATCCAACAATTACTGATGGCTGACCGAGTATTAGTGTATCAGCTTTTTGAAGATAATCGGGGACGGGTAATTGCGGAAGGGGTAGCCTCAGGATTTCCCCAGTTATTGAATAGTATCTTTCCGGCGGAAGCCTTTCCGCCAACCTGTTATCAGAATTATGTTCAGGGAAAAGTGTATACTTTAGCCGATCGCGATCGCGAAGATGTTTTACCTTGTATGGTAGACTTCATGCGGGAGTATGCAATCCGGGCAAAACTGGTTGTCCCAATTGTGCAACAGGATATCCTCTGGGGATTACTCATTGTCCATCAATGTTCCCATCCGCGAGAGTGGCAAACCTGGGAAATAGAGTTACTCGTCTCCCTAGCCACCCAACTCGCGATCGCGATTAAACAGTCTCAATTATACGAGCAATTGCGCCACAATAATGATATCTTAGCCACAACCAATGCGGAACTCGCCCACGCCACTCGGTTAAAAGACGAGTTTCTGGCAAATATGAGTCATGAATTGCGAACGCCACTGAATGCGATTCTAGGGTTATCAGAAAGCTTACAAGAAGAAGTCTATGGAGAGATTACCGAAAAGCAGCGCAAGTCTCTCGCCACGATTGAAAAAAGTGGTAGACATTTACTGGAGTTAATTAACGATATTCTGGATTTAGCCAAGATTGAATCCGGGAAGTTGGAGTTAAACCTGACAGCCGTTAGGATTAGCCAACTGTGTGATGCGAGTTTATCTTTGATTAAACCGCTAGCGTTAGAGAAAAATATTACGTTGTCGGGAAACATCGCAGCAGGATTAGGGACAATTCTGGGTGATGAACGACGCTTACAGCAAGTCTTAATTAACTTATTAAGTAATGCGGTGAAGTTTACCCCAGAAGGGGGACAGGTGACGGTGGAAATTCGTAAGCAAGATGGGGGAGATGAGAGAGACAAGGAAGTAAACGCTACATTTAGTCAGGGCGGGTTTTGTTCAAACGTTACTATCAGTAGCCAAAAGAAAATCCCTAAACCCGCCCCTACCAACCATACCCTTGAGGGGGAGGAAGAGTTAACATTCAACACTTCCCCCAATGAGATGCTTTATATCAGTGTCAGTGATACGGGAATTGGAATTGCTAAAGAACATCGGGAGAAACTGTTTCAGTCTTTCGTCCAAATTGATAGTAGTTTATCCCGGCGTCATCAGGGAACGGGGTTAGGATTAGCATTAGTCCGGCGAATTGTGGAATTACATGGGGGATGGGTAACTGTAGAAAGTGAAATCGGAAAAGGGAGTTGTTTTACCGTGAGACTACCTTGGCGTTCTCATCCAGTGAATCATTCCATCAGTTACCCCGCAGAAAAGGCGACGCTAGGGTGTAGTGTATCAGACATTGAAGATACAACGTTATCGCGAACGACTCCCTTAATTTTATTGGCGGAAGACAACGAAGCCAACACCCAAACCTTATCCGATTACTTACAGGGAATCGGCTATGAAATGATCATGGCAAAAGATGGCAAAGAAGCCGTACAACTCAGCCAACGGCGCAAGCCTGATTTGATTTTAATGGACATTCAGATGCCAGAACTTGATGGGTTAAGCGCCACCCAACAAATTCGCGCCAATCCCCGCACCGCCACCATTCCAATTATTGCCATAACCGCCCTAGCCATGTCAGGCGATCGCGAAAAATGTTTAGCCGCAGGTGTATCCTATTATATGACTAAACCTGTGAACTTGAAGAAACTAGCAACAATTATCAATGCCTTACTCACCGGATAA
- a CDS encoding NAD(P)/FAD-dependent oxidoreductase, whose product MFDIAIIGAGMAGLICAQQLYQAGYRVVVLEKSRGVGGRVATRRIQGTPVDHGVPFLEAKGKLSQQLIETLCDRGILHRWMDNQDQAECPSPRYVAPTGMTAIAKYLAQDLDIRFSCRVCAITPTPEQTWQITYHTPEETDNNLTAAAVVMAIPAPQALTVLEPLEKEFPSNFLESLQTVDFNPCLSVMAGYSSPQQPPLTSGSINCSPDANLAWIGVDSSKRSDSTSLICVFHSTAEFAQPYLEAADLQEAGQQLLTHAAQILVPWLKTPDWFQIHRWRYAFPRTPADKDCLVTTTPLPLVCCGDWCGNNLIESAIKSGLAAAVKINQHLRQLSLPDQVISFVGAGLITILSCCTQI is encoded by the coding sequence GTGTTTGATATTGCGATTATCGGTGCAGGTATGGCAGGACTGATCTGCGCTCAACAATTGTACCAAGCTGGGTATCGAGTCGTTGTCTTAGAAAAGTCTCGTGGTGTTGGTGGGCGAGTGGCAACTCGGCGGATTCAGGGAACCCCAGTTGATCATGGTGTGCCGTTTCTAGAGGCGAAAGGCAAGTTATCCCAGCAGCTAATTGAGACATTGTGCGATCGCGGCATTCTTCATCGTTGGATGGATAATCAAGATCAGGCTGAATGTCCATCTCCTCGGTATGTCGCCCCCACAGGTATGACAGCTATTGCCAAATATTTGGCTCAGGATTTAGATATCCGCTTCTCCTGCCGCGTCTGTGCGATCACGCCTACTCCTGAACAAACCTGGCAGATTACCTATCATACACCTGAGGAAACTGACAACAACTTAACCGCCGCCGCCGTGGTTATGGCGATTCCCGCCCCCCAAGCATTAACAGTGCTTGAACCCCTAGAAAAAGAGTTCCCCTCTAATTTCTTAGAGAGTCTACAGACAGTAGACTTTAACCCCTGTTTGAGTGTCATGGCGGGTTATTCCAGCCCCCAGCAACCGCCATTAACATCAGGCTCGATCAACTGTTCACCCGATGCTAATTTAGCTTGGATTGGTGTAGATAGCAGCAAACGGTCTGATTCGACTTCATTAATATGTGTGTTTCATAGTACGGCTGAGTTTGCTCAACCTTATCTAGAAGCTGCCGATTTACAGGAAGCGGGTCAACAGTTACTCACTCACGCGGCTCAAATCCTCGTTCCTTGGCTCAAGACTCCGGATTGGTTCCAAATCCATCGCTGGCGCTATGCCTTTCCCAGAACTCCTGCCGATAAAGATTGTCTGGTGACAACTACACCCTTACCCCTTGTGTGTTGTGGCGATTGGTGTGGGAATAATTTAATTGAAAGTGCGATCAAGTCTGGATTAGCCGCCGCCGTTAAGATAAATCAACACTTGCGGCAACTTTCCTTACCCGATCAAGTCATAAGTTTTGTCGGGGCGGGTTTGATTACTATCCTTTCTTGCTGCACCCAGATATGA
- a CDS encoding Ycf34 family protein — protein sequence MCICVNCHYVDRCTTYNAVETQHQQPHLTETPDFEPIEPTINVNIRPQADFVEMEWDVVGCNSFKEEMGKWAKLRPGELVPT from the coding sequence ATGTGTATTTGCGTTAACTGCCACTATGTAGACCGATGCACCACCTATAATGCGGTGGAAACCCAGCATCAGCAACCCCATCTGACGGAAACGCCAGATTTTGAGCCCATTGAACCAACCATCAATGTCAACATCCGTCCTCAAGCGGATTTTGTCGAGATGGAATGGGATGTCGTGGGATGTAACAGCTTTAAGGAAGAAATGGGCAAATGGGCAAAACTGCGTCCAGGTGAGTTGGTGCCAACTTAA
- a CDS encoding CCA tRNA nucleotidyltransferase yields the protein MNSDLSVLSPERFPFSLEWLPPQACLVGGAVRDALLRRQADYLDLDFVVPHEAVKVARKLASHYKAGFVVLDEARQIARVVFDTATVDIAQQEGETLETDLYRRDFTINAIAYNPQTQQIIDPLQGVADCRAGIIRMVSPANLQDDPLRLLRAYRQAAQLGFTIESTTQSTIRQLAPLLANIAAERVQVELNYLLQSPQGTPWLTAAWQDQLLHHWFPDTKADNFTQIAATDNAASVLAQTWQTLASQLKTPVSGKSLSWLSLAKLTNVLPSEVEPAQAKLLQLKYSRAEIRAVLIMIQYLPQLLSHVTSPMSLREQYFFFQAVGSVFPALAVLAVAEGVSVESIAPLTNRYLNPEDQVSHPTPLVTGHDLIQQLKLPPSPQIGELLTEIQIARIEGKVSTRDEALAFAKQLI from the coding sequence ATGAATTCTGACTTATCGGTTCTGTCTCCTGAAAGGTTTCCCTTCAGTCTAGAGTGGCTACCGCCTCAAGCCTGCTTAGTCGGTGGTGCGGTACGAGATGCGTTGCTGAGACGACAGGCTGACTATTTGGATTTGGACTTTGTGGTTCCCCATGAAGCGGTGAAAGTCGCCCGCAAGCTGGCAAGTCATTACAAAGCTGGGTTTGTGGTGCTAGATGAAGCGCGACAGATTGCCAGAGTTGTTTTTGATACCGCCACCGTTGACATCGCTCAACAGGAAGGGGAAACCCTAGAGACTGACTTGTATCGACGTGATTTTACCATTAATGCGATCGCGTATAATCCCCAGACCCAGCAAATTATTGATCCGTTGCAGGGTGTAGCCGATTGTCGTGCTGGAATTATCCGCATGGTATCCCCAGCGAATCTCCAGGATGATCCCTTACGATTACTGCGGGCTTATCGCCAAGCCGCTCAACTGGGTTTTACGATAGAATCCACGACTCAATCCACAATTCGCCAATTGGCTCCCTTACTGGCAAACATAGCAGCCGAACGAGTACAAGTTGAATTAAACTACCTGCTGCAATCGCCGCAAGGAACACCTTGGCTTACCGCTGCTTGGCAGGATCAATTACTTCACCATTGGTTTCCGGATACGAAGGCTGATAACTTCACCCAAATCGCTGCAACGGATAACGCCGCGAGTGTACTGGCTCAAACATGGCAGACATTAGCCAGCCAACTGAAAACCCCAGTCAGTGGCAAATCCTTATCGTGGTTAAGTTTAGCAAAATTGACGAACGTATTACCCTCTGAGGTTGAACCAGCACAAGCCAAACTTTTACAGTTAAAATACAGCCGCGCCGAAATTCGGGCTGTGTTGATTATGATTCAATACTTACCCCAACTTTTATCTCATGTCACCTCACCCATGAGCTTAAGAGAGCAGTATTTTTTCTTTCAAGCTGTCGGGTCAGTTTTCCCCGCTTTAGCGGTTCTAGCGGTTGCAGAAGGGGTATCGGTTGAGTCAATCGCTCCCTTAACCAATCGTTATTTAAACCCAGAGGATCAAGTATCTCATCCGACTCCATTGGTAACGGGTCATGATTTGATCCAACAGTTAAAGTTACCACCGAGTCCTCAAATTGGCGAGTTACTCACAGAGATTCAAATTGCCAGGATTGAAGGCAAAGTTTCGACTCGTGACGAGGCGTTAGCTTTTGCCAAACAGTTGATATAG
- a CDS encoding YaaW family protein — translation MDELRSALELATEDELQQLTQILFRRQFNPLDYLQTPEPIDVQSQDRQVWLDTLEQRFRFLAADGMTVLKGRTNDFTYRQALIQVCRYLKIPYSKKLSTTDLEAEIFLNLMSRAWKKLPPAEQKSLTVRVQRSLAQSNQSQPLPAHIQHNPMDLLIKGGSALAVSSIVKPIILKQVARQFAIHFARYQVAKQAAVQGGAAAATQFQNYLVLQTAKRGMAANAARYGATRTLFAFVGPVLWGYFFADLGWRAIATNYGRIIPTILALAQIRLLRSECWEPV, via the coding sequence TTGGATGAACTCAGAAGCGCCTTAGAACTGGCAACGGAAGACGAATTACAACAACTGACACAAATTTTGTTCCGTCGTCAGTTTAATCCCCTAGACTATCTGCAAACCCCTGAACCCATCGACGTTCAAAGTCAAGATCGGCAGGTGTGGTTGGATACTCTAGAGCAACGGTTTCGCTTTTTAGCCGCCGATGGGATGACTGTGCTTAAGGGACGCACGAATGATTTCACTTACCGACAAGCGCTGATTCAGGTTTGCCGTTACCTGAAGATTCCTTATTCTAAAAAACTATCCACCACGGATCTGGAAGCAGAAATATTTCTTAACCTGATGAGTCGCGCCTGGAAAAAATTACCCCCAGCCGAACAAAAATCGCTTACTGTGCGGGTACAGCGCTCATTAGCCCAGTCGAATCAATCCCAACCGTTACCGGCACATATTCAGCACAATCCGATGGATTTGTTGATTAAGGGGGGTTCGGCGTTAGCCGTGTCTTCGATTGTCAAACCAATTATTCTTAAACAGGTAGCGCGTCAGTTTGCCATCCATTTTGCCCGTTATCAAGTGGCAAAACAAGCAGCGGTTCAGGGAGGTGCAGCAGCAGCGACTCAGTTTCAGAATTACCTGGTGCTGCAAACCGCGAAGCGGGGAATGGCTGCGAATGCAGCACGTTATGGGGCAACTCGCACTTTATTTGCTTTCGTTGGACCAGTATTGTGGGGCTATTTCTTCGCCGACTTAGGCTGGCGTGCGATCGCGACAAATTACGGTCGGATTATCCCCACTATATTAGCATTAGCCCAAATTCGCTTACTGCGGAGCGAGTGTTGGGAACCGGTGTAG
- a CDS encoding pentapeptide repeat-containing protein: MEKPVKINLSGKDLSGKDLTAANLRGAILERTDLSGADLSEADLRGANLNGADLSLANLSYTKLTRAQLRGAELLAADLIGADLRGADLRNADLKGADLTDADLRGTDLRGVKLSRVNLRGADLRGAKLSKVYLMDANVRGIKLVS; the protein is encoded by the coding sequence ATGGAAAAGCCTGTGAAGATCAATCTAAGTGGAAAAGACCTCAGTGGCAAGGATCTAACGGCGGCTAACCTGCGGGGTGCTATCCTCGAAAGGACTGACCTGAGTGGCGCTGATTTAAGTGAAGCAGACCTACGGGGCGCTAATCTCAATGGTGCTGACCTCAGCTTAGCCAACCTCAGCTACACGAAATTGACCCGCGCCCAACTCAGGGGTGCTGAATTGCTAGCGGCTGATTTAATCGGTGCTGACCTCAGGGGCGCAGATTTGAGAAATGCAGACCTTAAGGGTGCCGATTTAACGGATGCTGATTTAAGAGGTACTGATTTGAGGGGGGTCAAATTGAGCCGAGTTAACCTCAGAGGTGCTGATTTGAGAGGGGCAAAGTTGAGTAAGGTCTATTTAATGGACGCTAATGTAAGAGGGATAAAGCTGGTAAGCTAA
- a CDS encoding DedA family protein: MSFELLSLETIQELAHQYGYWVIFSGIALENTGVPLPGETITLVGGFLAGSGELNYWFVLASAITGAVLGDNCGYWIGKIGGWSFLLRLGGFFRIPEPQLVEVKRQFSENAARAVFFGRFVALLRIFAGPMAGIAEMPYSQFFLCNLAGAAVWASVMVSLSFFVGRIIPLETLVSWMAKFGIVALLLVIAWIGVSMWLESRKIKDVSISDQPSE; encoded by the coding sequence ATGTCTTTTGAGCTGTTATCACTGGAGACAATCCAGGAACTGGCACATCAGTACGGCTATTGGGTTATTTTCTCTGGGATTGCTTTGGAAAATACTGGAGTTCCCCTCCCTGGCGAAACCATTACTCTGGTAGGTGGTTTCTTAGCCGGAAGTGGTGAACTCAATTATTGGTTTGTGCTGGCAAGTGCCATTACTGGAGCTGTCCTGGGTGATAATTGTGGATATTGGATTGGCAAAATAGGCGGTTGGTCATTCTTATTGCGATTAGGAGGTTTCTTTCGCATTCCAGAACCCCAACTTGTAGAAGTCAAACGGCAGTTTAGTGAAAATGCCGCTAGAGCGGTGTTTTTTGGGCGATTTGTGGCACTCCTACGCATCTTTGCTGGACCGATGGCAGGAATTGCAGAAATGCCCTACTCTCAATTTTTCTTGTGTAACCTAGCGGGGGCTGCTGTGTGGGCATCCGTTATGGTCAGTTTATCCTTCTTTGTGGGACGGATTATTCCCCTAGAAACCTTAGTCTCTTGGATGGCGAAATTTGGCATCGTGGCACTACTGTTGGTGATTGCTTGGATAGGAGTTTCTATGTGGTTGGAGTCCCGTAAAATCAAAGATGTATCAATTAGCGATCAACCATCAGAGTGA